TAGCGCTAGAGCGCTCACTACAAACCCTGATTTATAACGTTGACGCAGCACTAGGACGGCGTTTTGCGCCAGCCCGAGGGTCGGCCCTAGCAGGGTCGGCCCTAGCATTAACCAGACTCGTCGCAGCTTGTCTCGTTCTGCAATGAACTAGCGGCTCAGTATCTTACAGCTTGTCGAGCGTGCAGGATTCAGCTTGTGCGCTCGTTTTGGTGGGCCCAAGCGAGAAAAATTTCTTGCGATCAAAACTTTTCCTCAGGTGGCACCATAGACCTGATGCAGCATTTTTGAAGCTTTTGAAACTGTTGAGGTTCGCAGAAAGCTGGGAAACTTTCGTCTTTGCAGGACAGCGCGATCTCGCCCTGCAAGAAATGCTGTAGAGTTTGCAGAATCGTCCGTTCCTTAAATAACTCCGCCCCCACTTCCCATGAACGTTTGGAACCAACTCACGCTGACGACCACGCCCCTGCCGACTTGGATTCGCTCTAGCCTGCTGCACAGTTGGGTCGGGGCGCTGCGGGGCTGGCGTAGAGGAAGCTGGCTCATGCAGTGGGCAGACCCAATCGGGGCAGTGCTGGCGGCGATTGTGTTTGGGTTGGCTCCGTTTGTGTCTACGGCGCTGATTGGCGTGCTGCTGATTGCCTGTGGCGGCTACTGGCTGCTGCTCACGCTGTCGGATGATAAAGGACTGGGTTTAACGCCGATTCATCTGCTGGTGCTGCTGTATTGGCTGGTGTCGGTGGCGGCGACGGCGCTTTCGCCCGTGCGGACAGCGGCCATTTCAGGGCTGATCAAGCTGACGCTGTATATGCTGCTGTTTGCGCTGCTGGCGCGAGTGCTGCGATCGCCCCGCATTCGGGCTGGAGTCATCGCAGTGTATTTGCTCACGGCGCTGGCAGTGAGCGTCGAGGGTATCCGACAGTGGTTCTTTGGCGCTCCTGCCCTGGCCACCTGGGTGGATGCGGGGTCCACCCTGGCAAAAACGACCCGCGTCTATAGCTACTTGGGCAACCCCAACCTGCTGGCGGCCTACATTTTGCCAGCGGTAATGCTGAGCGCGGCGGCGGTGTTTGCGTGGCGGCGCTGGCTCCCCAAGGTGCTGGCGCTGCTGATGACGGGACTGAATGCTGCCTGCCTAGTGCTGACCTTTAGCCGGGGCGGCTGGATTGGCTTTGTGATGGCAGGGTTTGCGCTGGTGCTGCTGCTGGCGCACTGGTTTAGCCGCTATTTGCCGCAGTTTTGGCGACGCTGGGCTATCCCGTTGGTGTTGGGAGTGTCGGCGGCGTTCGTCGTGCTGGCTGTGGCGGCGGTTGCCCCACTGCGCGATCGCGTCCTGAGTATGTTCATGGGGCGGCAAGACAGCAGCAACAATTTCCGGCTCAATGTGTGGGCTGCGGTGCAAGACATGATTCGCGATCGCCCCATTTTGGGCATTGGCCCCGGCAACGATGCCTTTAACCAGGTCTATCCACGCTATCAGCGGGCGGGCTTTTCGGCGCTCAGCGCCTACTCTATCCTGCTGGAAATTTTGGTGGAAACGGGAGTCATTGGGTTAACCGTGTTTCTCTGGCTCCTGTTGGTCACGTTTCACCAAGCCTGGACGCAACTCCAGCGCCTCCGCGCCGCCGCAAACCCGGATGGATTCTGGCTAATGGGGGCGATCGCCA
The Thermoleptolyngbya sichuanensis A183 DNA segment above includes these coding regions:
- a CDS encoding IctB family putative bicarbonate transporter produces the protein MNVWNQLTLTTTPLPTWIRSSLLHSWVGALRGWRRGSWLMQWADPIGAVLAAIVFGLAPFVSTALIGVLLIACGGYWLLLTLSDDKGLGLTPIHLLVLLYWLVSVAATALSPVRTAAISGLIKLTLYMLLFALLARVLRSPRIRAGVIAVYLLTALAVSVEGIRQWFFGAPALATWVDAGSTLAKTTRVYSYLGNPNLLAAYILPAVMLSAAAVFAWRRWLPKVLALLMTGLNAACLVLTFSRGGWIGFVMAGFALVLLLAHWFSRYLPQFWRRWAIPLVLGVSAAFVVLAVAAVAPLRDRVLSMFMGRQDSSNNFRLNVWAAVQDMIRDRPILGIGPGNDAFNQVYPRYQRAGFSALSAYSILLEILVETGVIGLTVFLWLLLVTFHQAWTQLQRLRAAANPDGFWLMGAIATVVGMLFHGLVDTVWYRPQVSTLWWLMLAIVASYYVPAWGWKPIDSYQATEITE